In one Bradyrhizobium sp. 4 genomic region, the following are encoded:
- a CDS encoding carboxyl transferase domain-containing protein encodes MPLHSSIDTSSSDFARNSEAMRTLVADLREKLSQVAGGGGEVSRNRHTSRGKMLARERVDLLVDPGTAFMELSPLAAYGLYGGDVHSASVVTGVGRIAGRECVIVANDATIKGGTYYPMTVKKHLRAQDVARQNNLPCVYMVDSGGAFLPLQDEIFPDERHFGRIFYNQAQMSSQGIPQIAIVMGSCTAGGAYVPAMSDESIIVRNQGTIFLGGPPLVKAATGEVVTAEELGGADVHSRQSGVTDHYAQNDAHAIGIARRIVGTLKPSVRPNLNMHPPRDPLFAAEEIYGVVPVDGRKPFDVRDIIARVVDGSEFDEFKKLYGTTLVCGFAHVWGFPVGIIANNGILFSESSLKGAHFIELCCQRGIPLVFLQNITGFMVGKKYEAGGIARDGAKLVTAVATASVPKFTVVIGGSYGAGNYGMCGRAYSPRFLWMWPNARISVMGGEQASMVLSQVRRDNIEAKGDSWSKEEEDKFREPIRAQYESQGHPYYATARLWDDGVIDPADTRLVLGLGLSAASNAPIEPTKFGLFRM; translated from the coding sequence ATGCCGCTCCATTCCAGCATCGATACGTCTTCGTCGGACTTTGCCCGCAATTCCGAGGCCATGCGAACCCTCGTCGCGGATCTGCGCGAAAAGCTGAGCCAGGTCGCCGGCGGCGGCGGCGAGGTCTCGCGCAACCGCCACACCTCGCGCGGCAAGATGCTGGCGCGCGAGCGCGTCGACCTCTTGGTCGATCCCGGCACCGCGTTCATGGAGCTGTCGCCGCTCGCGGCCTATGGCCTTTACGGCGGCGACGTGCATTCGGCGAGCGTCGTCACCGGGGTCGGGCGCATCGCGGGCCGCGAATGCGTGATCGTCGCCAACGACGCCACCATCAAGGGCGGCACCTATTATCCCATGACCGTGAAGAAGCATCTGCGCGCGCAGGACGTGGCGCGGCAGAACAATCTTCCTTGCGTCTACATGGTGGATTCCGGCGGCGCCTTTCTGCCGCTGCAGGACGAGATCTTTCCGGACGAGCGTCACTTTGGCCGCATCTTCTACAACCAGGCCCAGATGTCCTCGCAAGGCATCCCGCAGATTGCGATCGTGATGGGCTCCTGCACGGCCGGCGGCGCCTATGTCCCCGCGATGTCGGACGAGAGCATCATCGTGCGCAACCAGGGCACGATCTTCCTCGGCGGGCCGCCGCTGGTGAAGGCGGCGACGGGCGAAGTGGTGACCGCGGAGGAGCTTGGTGGCGCCGACGTGCACTCGCGGCAATCGGGCGTGACCGATCATTATGCCCAGAACGACGCACACGCGATCGGCATCGCCCGCCGCATCGTCGGCACGCTGAAGCCATCGGTACGACCAAACCTCAACATGCATCCGCCGCGTGATCCCTTGTTCGCGGCGGAGGAGATTTACGGCGTGGTGCCCGTCGACGGGCGCAAGCCGTTCGACGTTCGCGACATCATTGCGCGCGTCGTTGATGGTTCCGAGTTCGACGAGTTCAAGAAGCTCTACGGCACGACGCTGGTCTGCGGCTTCGCCCACGTCTGGGGTTTTCCGGTCGGTATCATTGCCAACAACGGCATCCTGTTCAGCGAGAGCTCGCTGAAGGGGGCGCATTTCATCGAGCTGTGCTGCCAGCGCGGCATTCCGCTGGTGTTCCTGCAGAACATCACGGGTTTCATGGTCGGCAAGAAATACGAAGCCGGCGGCATCGCGCGGGATGGTGCGAAACTCGTGACGGCGGTCGCGACGGCGTCGGTGCCGAAATTCACCGTCGTGATCGGCGGCTCCTACGGCGCCGGCAATTACGGCATGTGCGGCCGCGCCTACTCGCCGCGCTTCCTCTGGATGTGGCCGAATGCGCGCATTTCGGTGATGGGCGGCGAGCAGGCCTCGATGGTGCTGAGCCAGGTCCGGCGCGACAATATCGAGGCCAAGGGCGACAGCTGGTCGAAGGAAGAGGAAGATAAATTCCGCGAGCCTATCCGCGCGCAATATGAGAGCCAGGGGCACCCGTATTACGCGACCGCGCGTCTCTGGGACGACGGCGTGATCGACCCGGCCGACACAAGGCTGGTGCTCGGCCTCGGCCTCTCGGCGGCGTCGAATGCGCCGATCGAGCCGACGAAATTCGGCCTGTTCAGGATGTGA